The following is a genomic window from Spiribacter sp. 1M189.
GTGAGGCAGCGCTCCATCCCCGCCTCGAGGCACTGCTCGGCTACCGTGACGCGGTGGCGGCGGATGTCGATCGCCCGCTGCTGATGACGATCATCGCCATTGTGGCGCTCGGGCTGGTGATGATGGCGTCGGCCTCCGTGGGCGTCGCCGAGCAGAACGGCGGCGGATCGATGCACTATCTGCAGCGGCAGCTGTTATTCCTCGCGCCGGCCGTGGCGGCCTTTGCCATTGGCCTGCGGTTATCACTGGAAACCCTCGAGAGCCTGGCCGGGCCCCTCCTGCTGTTCGGCCTGTTCCTGCTGGTTCTCGTCCTGGTCCCGGGGGTGGGGCGCGAGGCGAACGGCGCGGTGCGCTGGATTCCCCTCGGGCCGGTCAATGTACAGGCCTCCGAGGTGGCACGACTCTTCCTGCTGGTCTATTTCGCGGCCTTCCTGCAGCGCCACGGTGGAACGCTGCGGACGTCGGCGGCACCGCTGCTACCGGGTCTGTTGGTGCTCGGAGCCGCCGCGGTGCTACTGCTCGCCCAACCGGATTTCGGCGCCCTGGCGGTCCTCGTGACCACCATCGGAGGGCTTTTCTTCATTGCCGGTATGCCGTTGCTGTTGTTCCTGGGCCTTGTCGCCGTCGCGGGCATCTCAGGGGCACTACTGATCTTTTCCTCTCCTTATCGGCTGGAGCGCCTGACGGCCTTCCGCGATCCCTGGGCCGATCCCTTCGACAGCGGTTTCCAGCTCACGCAGTCGCTGATTGCCGTCGGCCGGGGCGAGTGGTTCGGCGTTGGTCTGGGCAACAGCGTCCAGAAGCTTTTCTATCTGCCGGAGGCGCACACCGATTTCCTCTTCGCCGTGCTGGCGGAGGAGCTGGGTCTGGTGGGGATGACGGTGGTGATCGGACTCTATGCGTTCCTGGTGTGGCGGGCCTGTCGCATCGGCGCGACCAGTCTGCGGGCGGGCCGGCATTTCGGTGGACTGCTGGCCTACGGCATTGGGATCGGCCTGGGTCTGCAGGCCTTCGTCAACATGGGCGTCAACCTGGGCTTGCTGCCGACCAAGGGACTCACCCTGCCGCTGATGAGCTATGGCGGCAGCAGTCTTGTGATGAGTGCCGCGGCCCTGGGCATTTTGATGCGCGTTGACCTGGAATGCCGGCGGGCCGTTCGCTCGGCGAGCGCGCGGCGGCCGAGGAGGGCGGCATGAGTGCCCGGCCCGTGCTGATCATCGCCGGGGGCACCGGCGGACATGTGTTCCCGGCACTGGCTGTGGCGCAGGTGCTCACCGGGCGATCCGTGCCGGTGGTCTGGCTGGGTACGCCGAATGGGCTTGAGGCCCGGGTGGTGCCCGCCGCGGGTCTGCCGCTGGAGACCGTGAGTGTTCGGGGTCTGCGGGGCAATGGGTTGATCGGCTGGCTGAAGGCCCCCTGGATGGTGGGGCGGGCAATAGTTCAGGCCCTCGGCGTCATCCGTCGCCACCAACCGCGGGTAGTGCTCGGCATGGGTGGCTATGTCGCCGGTCCCGGCGGCGTGGCGGCGCGCCTGCGGCGGTTGCCCCTGGTCATCCACGAGCAGAACGCCATCGCCGGCCTCACCAATCGTCTGCTTTCGCGCCTGGCAACGCGGGTCCTCACCGGGCTCGATGCGGCATTTGCGCAGGGTGTTGACGCGGAGTTCACCGGCAACCCCGTTCGCACGGAGATCGCCGATCGCTCCGCCATCGATAGCGCCGATCATGGCGGCGCGCTGCGTCTGCTGGTGATCGGCGGCAGTCTGGGCGCGCTGAGTCTCAACCGCGCCGTACCGCAGGCGATCGCGGCTCTGCCCGAAGCGGAGCGTCCCGATATTCGGCATCAGGCCGGTCAGAGTACGCTCGATATCGCCCGCGGCGCCTACGCCGACGCCGGCGTGGAGGCACGGATCGATCCGTTCATCGACGACATGGCCGAGGCCTATCGCTGGTGCGATCTGGTGGTCTGTCGTGCCGGTGCCCTGACCGTCTCGGAGCTGGCCGCAGCGGGTGTGCCGGCGATCCTGGTGCCCTTCCCCCATGCGGTGGATGACCACCAGACGGCCAATGCACGGTTCCTGGTGAATGCCGGCGCGGCGCGCATGATCGCCGACCGCGACCTCACCCCGGACAGCCTGGCCGCCTTACTCTCGGAACTGCTCGGCGACCGCGACCGGCTCCGAACCATGAGTGCCGCGGCACACCAGGTCGGGCGCCCGGCGGCCGCCGAGCGCGTCGCGGATATCTGCATGGAGGTGGCGGCATGAATTCCGTCATCAGCAGCACGGCCGGCGGCCCGGGCGCCATGGGCCAGGTGCGGCGCCTCCACTTTGTGGGCATCGGTGGGGCCGGCATGGGCGGGATCGCCGAGGTGCTGCTCAACCTCGGTTATCGGGTGACCGGCTCGGATCTGCGCGAGAACGCCGTCGTCGCCCACCTTCGCGAGCTGGGTGCCACGGTTTATGTCGGCCACGACGCCGGTCATGTCCACGGGGTGGACGCCGTGGTGACCTCCAGTGCCGTTACCGAGGACAACCCCGAGGTCATCGCCGCCCGAACCCTGCGTCTGCCGGTGGTGCCCCGTGCCGAGATGCTGGCCGAGCTCATGCGCTTCCGCTTCGGGATCGCGGTGGCCGGCACCCATGGCAAGACCACCACCACCAGCCTGGTGGCCAGTATCCTTGCCGAGGCCGGCCTCGATCCGACCTTCGTCATCGGTGGCCGTCTGAACAGCGCCGCCAGTCATGCGCGGCTGGGGACCGGCCGCTACCTGGTTGCCGAGGCCGACGAGAGCGACGCCTCGTTCCTCTATCTCAATCCGATGCTGGCGGTGGTCACCAATATCGACGCCGATCACCTCGGCACCTACGGCGGTGATTTCGCGCAGCTGCGCGCCACCTTCGTCGAGTTTCTGCATCATCTGCCGTTCTACGGCCTCGCCGTGCTCTGCGATGAGGATCAGGAACTGCGGGCCCTGGCGGCGGAGCTGGGGCGTCCGGTGCGGACCTATGGCTTCTCGGAGTCCGCCGATCTGCGGGCGACGGACGTCCGGGCCGATGCCGGGCGCAGCCACTTCATGGTGCATGCGGCCGGGTTCGAACCACTGCCAGTCACGCTCAACCTGCCGGGCCGCCACAACGTGCTCAATGCGCTGGGCGCCATCGCCGTGGCCCGCGCCCTGGATGTGCCGGATGCCGCCATTCGCGACGCCCTGGGCGGGTTCTCCGGTATCGGCCGCCGCTTCCAGCAGCTCGGTGCCCTTACCCTATCCGACGGGGGTGAGGCGCTGCTGATGGATGACTACGCGCATCATCCCCGGGAGATTGAGGCCGTTACCGAGGCGCTCCGCGCCAACTGGCCGGATCGTCGTCTGGTGGTGGTTTTTCAGCCGCACCGCTACAGCCGGACGCGGGATCTGTTCGAGGACTTTGCGCGGGTGCTCGGCGAGGCCGATGTCCTGGTGGTGACCGAGGTCTACGGCGCCGGTGAGGCGCCGATCTCCGGTGCCGATGCACGCAGTCTGTGCCGGGCCATTCGGCTGCGGGGCCAGACCGATCCGATATTCGTTGCCGGACTCGATGAGCTGATGGATCTCCTGCCCGGCATCCTCCGGTCGGATGATGTCGTCATCACCCTCGGTGCCGGCAGCATCGGCGGCGCACTGCCGCGCCTGCTCGCAGAGGAGGGCGCGCCATGACGGCCCTGCGCGGTCAGCTTCGCGAGTCGGTGCCGATGGCCCGCTACACCACCTGGCGGGTCGGCGGCCCGGCCGAGCGCCTCTATGAGCCCGCGGACGCCGATGATCTGGGCGCCTTCCTCGCCAGTGACCAGGCGGCGGAGCCGCTTTTCTGGCTGGGGCTCGGCAGCAACCTCCTGGTCCGGGACGGTGGGCTGCGCGGTTCGGTCATCCGGCTGCATCGCGGTCTGGCATCGCTACAGGACCTGGGCGACGGCCGGGTGCATGCCGATGCCGGTGTGCCCTGCGCCAAACTGGCCCGCTGGTGCGGCCGGCGAGGTTATGCCGGGGCGGAATTCTTTGCCGGCATCCCCGGCACGGTGGGCGGTGCGCTGGCCATGAATGCCGGTGCCTGGGGCGGAGAGACGTGGGCTCGGGTGGAGTCCGTATCGACTGTCGATCGTCAGGGGCTGACGCACCGTCGCCTGCCCGGGGAATTCGAGGTGAGCTACCGCCATGTCCGCGGACAGGCGGATGAATGGTTCACGTCGGCGACCTTCCGGTTCCAGCCGGGTGGCGATCCCGATGTGCTGAAGGCGCGGGTGCGATCGCTTCTGGTCGAGCGTGCCGAAACACAGCCCACGGGCATGGCCAGCGGCGGATCGGTTTTCCGCAATCCGCCGGGGGATCATGCTGCGCGGCTCATCGAGGCCGCCGGACTGAAGGGGCATCGATTGGGCGGTGCCTGGGTCTCGGAGAAACATGCCAACTTTATCGTCCACGGCGGTGAGGCCCGTGCGGCGGATATCGAATCCCTCATTCACTTTGTTCAGTCCCGGGTCGAGGCGCTTCACGGCGTTGTCCTCGAGCCCGAGGTTCGGGTTGTTGGGGAGGCGCCTGGCGATGCGCATTGAAGGCAATCCCGCGCCCGTCGACCTGGGCCGGGTAGCAGTGCTGATGGGCGGACAATCCGCCGAACGCGAGATCTCGCTCGCTAGCGGAGGCGAGTGCCTTGCTGCGCTACAGGCCCGTGGCGTGGCAGCGGAGGCCTTCGACCCGGCAGAGCGCCCGGTGGCGGCGCTGGGCGACTACGACCGGGCCTTCATCGCCCTGCACGGCCCGGGGGGTGAGGACGGTGTGATCCAGGGTGCGCTCGAGGCCATGGGCGTGCCCTATACCGGCAGCGGCGTGCTCGGCTCGGCGCTGGGCATGGACAAGTGGCGTAGCAAGTGGATCTGGCAGGGGATGGGTCTGCCGACCCCGGCGTTCCGGGTGCTGCGCCCGGGGGATGATCCCGGCGCGGTGATCGATGCGCTCGGCCTGCCGCTCTTCGTCAAGCCGCTGGGAGAGGGCTCGAGCGTGGGGACCGCCCGCGTCGAGCGGGCCGACGATCTGTCGGCAGCCGCTGAAGCGGCGAGGGCCTACGGCGATGCCGTCCTGGTGGAGCGCTGCATCGAGGGCCCCGAATACACGGTGGCATTGCTGGAGAGCGAGATTCTGCCGGCGATTCGGATCGAGGTCGGCGAGACCTTCTATGACTTCAACGCCAAGTATCGCTCGGATGCCACCCGCATGGTGATTCCCTGCGGGTTGCCGGCGGATGCCGAAGCGGCCATGGGCGCGCTCGTGCGGCAGGCCTTCGGGGCGATCGGTGCCAGTGGCTGGGGACGGGTCGATCTGATGGCGGACGCCGCGGGCCGTTTCTGGCTGCTCGAGGTCAACACGATTCCCGGGATGACCGATCACTCCCTGGTCCCGGCCGCCGCACGGGCGCGCGGGATCGATAGGGAGGAGCTGGTCTGGCGCATCCTGCTGACGAGCTGGAGGCGTGGTGAGGGACGGTGAGTACCGGATTCAGGCAAGGCACGCGGTTGCTGATATTGCTGGGGCTGGGCCTCGCGCTGATGGCCGGTGGCTCTCTGGCGCTGGAGCGCGGTCCCGAACTGCGACTGCTGCCGCTGGAGCGCGTCGGCTTCGATGGCGAACTGGCGCATGTGCGCGAGGCGGATCTGCGGCGGGTGCTGCAGGGGCATCTGAAGGGCGGGCTGCTGGGCGTGGATGTCTCCGCCGTTCGGGCCGCGGTGGAGTCCCTGCCCTGGGTGGCGACGGCCACCGTGCGGCGGGTCTGGCCGGATGCCCTGCGCATCACCGTCGACGAGCAGGAGCCCGTCGCCCGCTGGGGCGGAGTCGCGCTCATGAATGGTCAGGCCGGGGTGTTCCGGCCACGGCAGTTGCCGGCGGCGTCACTACCGGCGTTATCCGGTCCGCCGGGCAGTGCGGCACGTGTGCTGGCGCGCTATCAGCAGCTGCATGCACTGCTCGAGCCGCTGCCGCTGGAGCCGGTAGGCCTCGCCTTGGACGAGCGCCGCGCCTGGACGCTGACGCTGGCGGATGGCGGCCAGATCCGGCTTGGCCGAGAGTCGGTGGAGTCACGCCTGGCTCGGCTGGTGGCGGCCTGGCCGCGCATCCCCGGCGCGGCGGACAGACAACTGGCGCTGGCGGATCTGCGCTATCCCAATGGATTTGCCCTGCGCTGGCAGGACGAGGACTGAATCAATGACACGCAAACAGGAACGCAATCTGCTCGTTGGTCTCGATATCGGCACCTCCAAGGTCGTCGCCATCGTCGGCGAAATGCAGGCTGATGGTGACGTGGAGGTCATCGGTATCGGCTCGCATGCCTCCCGGGGGCTGAAAAAGGGCGTGGTGGTGAATATCGAATCCACCGTGCAGTCCATCCAGCGCGCGGTGGAGGAGGCCGAGCTCATGGCCGGTTGCCAGATCCACTCGGTCTACGTGGGTATCGCCGGCAGTCATGTGCGCTCGCTCAACTCCCACGGCATCGTCGCGATCAAGGACAAGGAAGTGACCCGCAGCGATCTCGATCGTGTGCTGGATGCGGCGCGAGCGGTGGCGATTCCCGCCGACCAGGAGATCCTCCACACCCTGCCACAGGAGTACATCATCGACAGCCAGGAGGGGGTGCGCGAGCCGGTGGGCATGTCCGGTGTCCGTCTGGAGGCCAAGGTGCACATGGTCACCGGTGCGGTGAGTGCGGCCCAGAACATCGTCAAGTGCATCCGCCGCTGCGGCCTCGAGGTCGACGACATCATCCTCGAGCAGCTTGCCTCCAGCCACGCGGTGCTGACCGAGGACGAGAAGGAGCTGGGTGTCTGCCTGGTGGACATCGGGGGCGGGACCACCGACATGGCGGTCTTTACCGATGGCGCCATCCGCCATACGGCGGTGATTCCCATCGCGGGCGACCAGGTCACCAACGATATCGCCGTGGCCCTGCGCACGCCAACGCAGCATGCCGAAGACATCAAGATGCGGTACGCCTGCGCACTATCCCAGCTGGCCACCAGCGACGAGACAATCGAAGTGCCGTCGGTGGGCGACCGACCACCGCGCCGCCTCTCGCGCCAGACCCTGGCCGAGGTGGTCGAGCCGCGCTACGAGGAGCTGATGACGCTGGTCCAGGCCGAGCTGCGACGCAGTGGCTTCGAAGATCTGATTGCCGCCGGGGTCGTCCTGACCGGTGGCAGCTCGAAGATGGAAGGCGCGGTGGATCTGGCCGAGGAGGTGTTCCACACCCCGGTGAGACTGGGGCTGCCGCAGCACATGACCGGACTGACCGATGTCGTCCGCAATCCGATTTATGCCACCGGGGTGGGCCTGCTGCATTGCGGCTGGCAGCACCGCGGTGAATCGCGTCCGGAACTATCGACCTCGGGAGGCAATGGCTTCTCGGCGGTCTGGGGCCGGATGAAAGACTGGTTCAAGGGAAATTTCTGATTCATCGACGGAGGGTGACGCAATGTTTGAACTAATGGATGCCTACAACCAAAACGCGGTGATCAAGGTAATCGGCGTTGGCGGCGGTGGCGGTAACGCCGTGCAGCACATGGTCTCGGCCGACGTCGACGGGGTCGATTTCATCTGCGCCAATACCGATGCTCAGGCGCTGCGCAACAGCTCGGCGCGGACGACGCTGCAGCTCGGCCAGGGAATCACCAAGGGCCTGGGTGCCGGGGCGAATCCCCAGGTGGGCCGTGAGGCGGCCGAGGATGACCGCGAGCGTATCGCCGAGGTGCTGGAAGGCGCGGATATGGTGTTCATCACCGCCGGTATGGGCGGTGGAACGGGCACCGGCGCAGCGCCGGTGGTGGCGCAGATCGCTCGTGAGCTGGGTGTGCTGACCGTGGCCGTGGTCACCAAGCCCTTCCCGTTCGAGGGCAACAAGCGCATGACCGTGGCCGACGACGGTATCCGCGAGCTGGAGCGCGAGGTCGACTCGCTGATCACGATCCCCAATGAAAAACTGCTCTCGGTGCTGGGCAAGGAGCTGACACTGCTGAACGCCTTCAAGTCGGCGAATGACGTTCTGCTGGGAGCAGTCAAGGGCATTGCCGAGCTGATCACCCGTCCGGGCCTGATCAACGTCGACTTCGCCGACGTGCGCACCGTGATGTCGGAGATGGGCATGGCGGTCATGGGCTCGGGCGAGGCCAGTGGCGAGGATCGGGCCCGGGAGGCGGCCGAGCGGGCCATCGCCTGCCCGCTGCTGGAGGACGCGAACATCGCCGGTGCCCACGGCATTCTGGTCAACGTCACCGCCGGTCTGGACTTGTCCATTGGCGAGTTCGACGAGGTCGGCAATGCGGTCAAGGAGTTTGCCTCCGACGATGCCACGGTGGTCGTGGGCACGGTGATCGATCCCGAGCTCGAGGGCGAGCTCCGCGTGACCGTGGTCGCCACGGGCCTGGCTCCCACCCAGCAGGCGGCCGAGCCGGCACCCACGCCGCGCCTGGTCAGCCGCAACGCCGCCGGGGAGGTGGACTATGATGCCCTCGAGCGTCCGACCGTCGCCCGCAAGCGCGCCGCGGCCGGGGGTGGCGCCGGCGCCGAAGCCGACATGGAATACCTGGATATCCCGGCGTTCCTGCGGCGGCAGGCGGATTGAGTATGTCGCCGGGTCGCCCGGCGACGTTTCTGATACACTGCCCGGATATTTTCCGGGCGCGCGACCGCGGGACAGCCGAGCATGATTCGACAACGTACGCTGAAGAACAGCATCCGGGCGACGGGTGTAGGCCTCCATACTGGCGAAAAGGTCTACCTGACCCTCCGCCCGGCGCCCGCGAATACCGGGATCCGATTCTGCCGGGTGGATCTCGACCCCGTTGTTGAAATCGCCGCGCATCCGCAGAACGTCGGCGACACCGTGCTCTCCACCTGTCTCAGCCGCGATGGCGTGCGGGTCGCCACCGTGGAGCATCTGCTCTCGGCGATGGCGGGGCTGGGGATCGACAACGCCTATGTCGATCTATCGGCGCCGGAAGTGCCCATCATGGACGGCAGTGCCGGCCCGTTCGTGTTTCTCATCCGCTCGGCGGGGACGCTGGAGCAGGAGGCGCCGAAGCGTTTCGTGCGCATCGTCCGTCCCCTCAGCATCGAGGATCCGGACGGCAAGCGGGTGAGTTTCGAGCCCTATGAAGGGTTCAAGGTGAGCTACACGCTGGAATTTGATCACCCGGTGTTCAAGGCAGGGGAGCGCACGGCCGAGGTCGATTTCTCCTCCACCTCCTTCGTCAAGGAAGTCAGTCGGGCGCGGACCTTCGGTTTCATGCGCGATATCGAGTACCTGCGCCAGAACAATCTGGCCCTGGGCGGGAGCCTCGACAATGCCATCGTCGTGGACGACTACCGGGTGCTCAACGAGGACGGCCTGCGATACCAGGACGAGTTCGCCAAGCACAAGATCCTCGACGCCATCGGCGATCTCTATCAGCTCAATCGCAGTCTGATCGGCGCCTTTCATGGCTACAAGTCGGGCCACGAGATGAATAATCGACTGCTTCGCAAGCTTTTGCTGGAGCAGGATGCCTGGGAGGAAGTGACCTTCGAGGACGACGAGGTCGCCCCCATCGCCTACGATCAGCCCCTGCCGGTCGCCTGATTCAGCGCCGGCGCCGGGAGGCGAGGCGCCGAAGGGACGCCGCCAGGCGCGGGTTGTCCATCCCCCGCGCCGCCGACTCGAGATGATCGGCGGTTGCCGGGCTCATCGCCTGACCGGCCCTTCGAGGCGGTATCTGCCGCGCGGTGGCCAGCCGTACCTTCAGCTTTTCCGGCCGTTTTCCCATCAGCGCCGCCGCTGCGTCGAGCAGGGCCGCCTGCTGTGCGCGCAGGGGCGTCGACCAGGCCGGACTCTCGGCGGTAATGACAAGGGCCTCGGTGGACAGGGCGGCCACCTGCCAATGGCCGTGCAGGCGTGGCGGCAGGACCGCGTTGAGCTCGCGGGTCGCATCCGCCAGCCAGGCAGTCTGGCGCCGGATCGCGGCGACATCGCCGGCGGATCGCCGCAGGATGCCGTTTAGTCGACCGGGGCCACCGCCCTTGCGCTCGCTCATCGCCCGCTCCTGATTTTCCCGCGACTGATGCGCTATAGTAACGCGTCACTTCAACGGCCCACTGGATCGGCATGCTCAGCGGAATCGCGAAAAAGGTGTTCGGCACGCGCAACGACCGTCTGGTCAAGCGCCTGCGCCGCCAGGTCAGTCGTATTAACGAGCTGGAACCCACAATGCAGGCGCTCGATGACGAGTCGCTGCGGGGCATGACCGAGGCCCTGCGCGAGCGCGCCGTCGGCGGCGAGAGCCTTGATGCGCTGCTGCCCGAGGCCTTCGCCGTGGTGCGCGAGGCCGCCAGCCGCACCCTCGGGCTGCGTCATTTCGACGTCCAGCTCATCGGCGGTATGGTCCTGCACCAGGGGCGCATCGCCGAGATGAAAACCGGTGAGGGCAAGACCCTGGTCGCCACCCTGGCGGCCTATCTCAACGCCCTGACCGGCAAGGGCGTTCATATCGTCACCGTCAACGACTACCTCGCGCGGCGTGATTCGGAGTGGATGGGGCGTCTCTACCGCTTCCTCGGGCTCGAGGTGGGCGTGGTGGTGCCGGGCATGGACGGCGAGACCAAGCGCGCCGCCTACCAGGCCGACATCACCTACGGCACGAACAACGAGTTCGGCTTCGATTATCTGCGTGACAACATGGCCCTGCGCGCCGAGGACCGCATGCAGCGAGGCCGGCATTTCGCCATCGTCGACGAGGTCGACTCCATCCTCATCGACGAGGCGCGCACGCCGCTGATCATCTCCGGCAAGGCGGAGCAGTCCAGCGAGCTTTACACGAGCATGAATCGCATCGTGCCGGCGCTGGAGCAACAGGAAGAGGAAGACGGCCCGGGGGACTACTACCTGGACGAGAAGGCACGCCAGGCCTTCCTCACCGAGTCCGGCCAGGAGCGTGCCGAGGAGCTGCTGCGCGAGGCGGGGCTGCTGGGCGAAGGCGAGAGCCTCTATGACGCCCGCAACATCGCCATGGTGCATCACCTGAATGCTGCGCTGCGTGCCCACACGCTGTTCCAGCGTGACGTCCACTATCTCGTGCGGGACGGCCAGATCGTGATCGTCGACGAGTTCACCGGCCGGGCGATGGCCGGGCGGCGCTGGTCCGAGGGGCTGCATCAGGCGATCGAGGCCAAGGAGGGCGTGGAGATCCAGGCCGAGAACCAGACCCTGGCCTCGATCACCTTCCAGAATTTCTTCCGGCTCTACGACAAGCTCTCCGGCATGACCGGCACCGCCGATACCGAGGCCTACGAATTCCAGCACATCTATGGGCTGGAAGTGGCGGTCATCCCGACCCATCGGCCGATGATCCGGGCCGATCACCACGATCTGGTGTTCCTCAACCAGGATGACAAATACCGCGCGATCACCGAGGACATCGAGGACTGCAACGGCCGCGGCCAGCCGGTGCTGGTGGGTACCACGTCCATCGAGCACTCCGAGCGCATCTCCTCGGCCCTGCGCAAGGCCGGCATTGATCACGAGGTGCTCAACGCCAAGCAGCATGAGCGTGAGGCCGGCATCATCGCGCAGGCCGGCCGCCCCGGGGCGGTCACGATCGCCACCAACATGGCGGGCCGTGGCACCGACATCGTCCTTGGCGGCAATCTCGACGTCGAGCTGGCCGAGCTCGATGACGATGTACCGGCGTCCCGCCGCGATGCGCTGCGGGAAGATTGGCAGCAGCGGCATGACACGGTGATCGAGGCCGGTGGCCTGCATGTGATCGGCACTGAGCGCCACGAGTCGCGCCGCATCGATAACCAGCTGCGTGGCCGTTCCGGCCGCCAGGGCGATCCGGGTTCCACGCGGTTCTTCCTGTCGCTGGATGACAGCCTGCTGCGCATTTTCGCCTCGGATCGCGTCTCCGGCATGATGCAGCGACTGGGCATGCAGGAGGGCGAGGCCATCGAGAGCGGCATGGTCTCGCGGGTGATCGAGAATGCCCAGCGCAAGGTCGAGGCGCATAACTTCGACATGCGCAAGCATCTGCTGGAATTCGACGACGTCGCCAACGACCAGCGCCGCGTCATCTACGCGCAGCGGAACGA
Proteins encoded in this region:
- the ftsZ gene encoding cell division protein FtsZ produces the protein MFELMDAYNQNAVIKVIGVGGGGGNAVQHMVSADVDGVDFICANTDAQALRNSSARTTLQLGQGITKGLGAGANPQVGREAAEDDRERIAEVLEGADMVFITAGMGGGTGTGAAPVVAQIARELGVLTVAVVTKPFPFEGNKRMTVADDGIRELEREVDSLITIPNEKLLSVLGKELTLLNAFKSANDVLLGAVKGIAELITRPGLINVDFADVRTVMSEMGMAVMGSGEASGEDRAREAAERAIACPLLEDANIAGAHGILVNVTAGLDLSIGEFDEVGNAVKEFASDDATVVVGTVIDPELEGELRVTVVATGLAPTQQAAEPAPTPRLVSRNAAGEVDYDALERPTVARKRAAAGGGAGAEADMEYLDIPAFLRRQAD
- the ftsA gene encoding cell division protein FtsA, coding for MTRKQERNLLVGLDIGTSKVVAIVGEMQADGDVEVIGIGSHASRGLKKGVVVNIESTVQSIQRAVEEAELMAGCQIHSVYVGIAGSHVRSLNSHGIVAIKDKEVTRSDLDRVLDAARAVAIPADQEILHTLPQEYIIDSQEGVREPVGMSGVRLEAKVHMVTGAVSAAQNIVKCIRRCGLEVDDIILEQLASSHAVLTEDEKELGVCLVDIGGGTTDMAVFTDGAIRHTAVIPIAGDQVTNDIAVALRTPTQHAEDIKMRYACALSQLATSDETIEVPSVGDRPPRRLSRQTLAEVVEPRYEELMTLVQAELRRSGFEDLIAAGVVLTGGSSKMEGAVDLAEEVFHTPVRLGLPQHMTGLTDVVRNPIYATGVGLLHCGWQHRGESRPELSTSGGNGFSAVWGRMKDWFKGNF
- the lpxC gene encoding UDP-3-O-acyl-N-acetylglucosamine deacetylase, producing MIRQRTLKNSIRATGVGLHTGEKVYLTLRPAPANTGIRFCRVDLDPVVEIAAHPQNVGDTVLSTCLSRDGVRVATVEHLLSAMAGLGIDNAYVDLSAPEVPIMDGSAGPFVFLIRSAGTLEQEAPKRFVRIVRPLSIEDPDGKRVSFEPYEGFKVSYTLEFDHPVFKAGERTAEVDFSSTSFVKEVSRARTFGFMRDIEYLRQNNLALGGSLDNAIVVDDYRVLNEDGLRYQDEFAKHKILDAIGDLYQLNRSLIGAFHGYKSGHEMNNRLLRKLLLEQDAWEEVTFEDDEVAPIAYDQPLPVA
- the murB gene encoding UDP-N-acetylmuramate dehydrogenase: MTALRGQLRESVPMARYTTWRVGGPAERLYEPADADDLGAFLASDQAAEPLFWLGLGSNLLVRDGGLRGSVIRLHRGLASLQDLGDGRVHADAGVPCAKLARWCGRRGYAGAEFFAGIPGTVGGALAMNAGAWGGETWARVESVSTVDRQGLTHRRLPGEFEVSYRHVRGQADEWFTSATFRFQPGGDPDVLKARVRSLLVERAETQPTGMASGGSVFRNPPGDHAARLIEAAGLKGHRLGGAWVSEKHANFIVHGGEARAADIESLIHFVQSRVEALHGVVLEPEVRVVGEAPGDAH
- the murG gene encoding undecaprenyldiphospho-muramoylpentapeptide beta-N-acetylglucosaminyltransferase, giving the protein MSARPVLIIAGGTGGHVFPALAVAQVLTGRSVPVVWLGTPNGLEARVVPAAGLPLETVSVRGLRGNGLIGWLKAPWMVGRAIVQALGVIRRHQPRVVLGMGGYVAGPGGVAARLRRLPLVIHEQNAIAGLTNRLLSRLATRVLTGLDAAFAQGVDAEFTGNPVRTEIADRSAIDSADHGGALRLLVIGGSLGALSLNRAVPQAIAALPEAERPDIRHQAGQSTLDIARGAYADAGVEARIDPFIDDMAEAYRWCDLVVCRAGALTVSELAAAGVPAILVPFPHAVDDHQTANARFLVNAGAARMIADRDLTPDSLAALLSELLGDRDRLRTMSAAAHQVGRPAAAERVADICMEVAA
- a CDS encoding D-alanine--D-alanine ligase, whose product is MRIEGNPAPVDLGRVAVLMGGQSAEREISLASGGECLAALQARGVAAEAFDPAERPVAALGDYDRAFIALHGPGGEDGVIQGALEAMGVPYTGSGVLGSALGMDKWRSKWIWQGMGLPTPAFRVLRPGDDPGAVIDALGLPLFVKPLGEGSSVGTARVERADDLSAAAEAARAYGDAVLVERCIEGPEYTVALLESEILPAIRIEVGETFYDFNAKYRSDATRMVIPCGLPADAEAAMGALVRQAFGAIGASGWGRVDLMADAAGRFWLLEVNTIPGMTDHSLVPAAARARGIDREELVWRILLTSWRRGEGR
- the murC gene encoding UDP-N-acetylmuramate--L-alanine ligase — translated: MNSVISSTAGGPGAMGQVRRLHFVGIGGAGMGGIAEVLLNLGYRVTGSDLRENAVVAHLRELGATVYVGHDAGHVHGVDAVVTSSAVTEDNPEVIAARTLRLPVVPRAEMLAELMRFRFGIAVAGTHGKTTTTSLVASILAEAGLDPTFVIGGRLNSAASHARLGTGRYLVAEADESDASFLYLNPMLAVVTNIDADHLGTYGGDFAQLRATFVEFLHHLPFYGLAVLCDEDQELRALAAELGRPVRTYGFSESADLRATDVRADAGRSHFMVHAAGFEPLPVTLNLPGRHNVLNALGAIAVARALDVPDAAIRDALGGFSGIGRRFQQLGALTLSDGGEALLMDDYAHHPREIEAVTEALRANWPDRRLVVVFQPHRYSRTRDLFEDFARVLGEADVLVVTEVYGAGEAPISGADARSLCRAIRLRGQTDPIFVAGLDELMDLLPGILRSDDVVITLGAGSIGGALPRLLAEEGAP
- a CDS encoding cell division protein FtsQ/DivIB — its product is MSTGFRQGTRLLILLGLGLALMAGGSLALERGPELRLLPLERVGFDGELAHVREADLRRVLQGHLKGGLLGVDVSAVRAAVESLPWVATATVRRVWPDALRITVDEQEPVARWGGVALMNGQAGVFRPRQLPAASLPALSGPPGSAARVLARYQQLHALLEPLPLEPVGLALDERRAWTLTLADGGQIRLGRESVESRLARLVAAWPRIPGAADRQLALADLRYPNGFALRWQDED
- the ftsW gene encoding putative lipid II flippase FtsW — protein: MSEAALHPRLEALLGYRDAVAADVDRPLLMTIIAIVALGLVMMASASVGVAEQNGGGSMHYLQRQLLFLAPAVAAFAIGLRLSLETLESLAGPLLLFGLFLLVLVLVPGVGREANGAVRWIPLGPVNVQASEVARLFLLVYFAAFLQRHGGTLRTSAAPLLPGLLVLGAAAVLLLAQPDFGALAVLVTTIGGLFFIAGMPLLLFLGLVAVAGISGALLIFSSPYRLERLTAFRDPWADPFDSGFQLTQSLIAVGRGEWFGVGLGNSVQKLFYLPEAHTDFLFAVLAEELGLVGMTVVIGLYAFLVWRACRIGATSLRAGRHFGGLLAYGIGIGLGLQAFVNMGVNLGLLPTKGLTLPLMSYGGSSLVMSAAALGILMRVDLECRRAVRSASARRPRRAA